One Xiphophorus hellerii strain 12219 chromosome 1, Xiphophorus_hellerii-4.1, whole genome shotgun sequence DNA segment encodes these proteins:
- the borcs6 gene encoding BLOC-1-related complex subunit 6, with the protein MSLSPVIGTEVPEAANGVATPVSLENGPRVSVKHGRSRLPDNGAESMDGRTENHVDTANGLNAAESNFDTETNLHERTSSLSLHGSQVVDLSFHDDAETGNFESKDTDIPEGSKAEDLVLMWDSAPHAEPTDACQQGGPGMAERYLTEAESEERRLDRREEDEDGEKEKQDMETDEKNENRWRSTGGRTKKEPSQHYSSSAPGPSTSSSSTPQPALLTSDDAPCPPHVMAQVWVRNNRGMQDSKSLDEISQACGGGPGARGGGRSGQSEGRRATISSALELEGTVSHEGDLTNFITKNLEQKIKMSSKPSLDCSDSDCSGPIYRSRGLSRRPADIPPIDPTVLLDLQRHTQEVAHSVEIMMKSLNGTIQNMTALSVGYIQTYRDSVDSLGESVDMSIKGMYTLMARCEELDRSMQPIHTLAAQIRDIKRTLDALEAICK; encoded by the exons ATGAGTCTCTCCCCTGTTATTGGCACAGAAGTGCCAGAAGCAGCTAATGGGGTGGCGACGCCCGTTTCTCTGGAGAACGGCCCTCGTGTCTCGGTGAAACACGGCAGGAGCAGGTTACCCGATAACGGAGCGGAATCGATGGACGGGAGAACAGAGAACCACGTTGACACAGCAAACGGACTGAACGCTGCAGAAAGCAACTTTGACACTGAGACAAATCTTCACGAGAGAACATCTAGTTTATCATTACACGGTTCCCAGGTGGTAGACCTCTCTTTTCATGATGACGCAGAAACAGGAAACTTCGAATCCAAAGACACAGACATTCCTGAGGGATCGAAGGCCGAGGATCTGGTTCTCATGTGGGATTCAGCACCGCATGCAGAGCCCACAGACGCCTGTCAGCAGGGAGGCCCTGGCATGGCAGAAAGATACCTGACAGAGGCTGAGAGTGAAGAGAGAAGGCTTGATagaagagaggaagatgaggatgGAGAGAAGGAGAAACAGGATATGGAGACGGATGAGAAGAACGAGAACAGGTGGAGGAGCACTGGAGGAAGAACAAAGAAGGAG CCCTCGCAACACTACTCCTCTTCAGCCCCCGGTCCCAGTACCTCCTCTTCTTCTACTCCTCAACCTGCTCTTCTCACCTCAGACGATGCCCCATGTCCTCCCCACGTCATGGCCCAGGTTTGGGTCCGGAACAACCGGGGGATGCAGGACAGCAAGAGCCTGGATGAAATCAGCCAAGCCTGCGGAG GTGGTCCAGGAGCCAGAGGAGGTGGCAGAAGCGGGCAGTCAGAGGGCCGCAGGGCCACCATCTCCTCAGCTCTGGAGCTGGAGGGGACGGTCAGCCACGAGGGAGACCTCACCAACTTCATCACAAAGAACCTGGAGCAGAAGATCAAAATGAGCTCCAAGCCCAGCCTCGACTGCAGTGATT CTGACTGTTCTGGTCCAATCTACCGAAGCCGAGGGTTGTCGCGGAGACCAGCGGACATCCCGCCTATCGACCCCACAGTTCTGTTGGACCTCCAGAGACACACCCAGGAGGTGGCCCACAGCGTGGAGATTATGATGAAGAGCCTCAATGGAACCATCCAGAAT ATGACGGCTCTGAGCGTTGGCTACATCCAGACCTACAGAGACTCTGTGGACAGCCTGGGAGAGTCTGTAGACATGAGCATAAAG GGCATGTACACACTAATGGCTCGTTGCGAGGAGCTGGATCGCTCCATGCAGCCCATCCACACGCTGGCGGCTCAGATCCGTGACATCAAACGCACCCTGGATGCTCTAGAAGCGATCTGCAAGTAA